Within the bacterium genome, the region TGATGCTGGGCGGAGCTGCGCTGGCGTTTACCACCAGGGTCTTCGCGCAACCGGATAAAAAGAAGAAGAAGGGGAGCAAGACCAAGGTCACCGTCGATTTCCAAAAACTGGCGCCCGGCGCCGCCGTGACTTATCCCTTCGCCCTGCCGGAGCTGCCCTATGCTGCCGATGCGCTGGCAGCCGCCATCGATGAACAAACCATGCAGATTCATCACGGCCGGCATCACAAAGCCTACACCGACAATCTCAACAATGCCTTGAAGGATCTGCCCGCGCTGCACCAAAAGACGATTGTCGAGCTGCTCGCGGATCTCGAGGCCGTTCCGGAAAACGTGCGCCGGACGGTGCGCAATCACGGCGGCGGTTATTTCAATCACTGCCTGTTTTGGCACATGATGACACCGCAAGGCGGCGCGCCGGCCGGCGAGTTGGCGGCAGCGATCAACCGCGATTTCGGCTCGCTTGACGGCCTCAAAGAGAAGTTCAATCAGGCCGCGGCCTCGTTGTTCGGCAGCGGCTGGGCCTGGCTGGTGGTGAATGACAAAGGCAAACTCGAAATCACGCAAACGCCGAATCAGGACACGCCGCTGGCGAGCGGACACAAACCCGTGCTCGGCATCGACGTGTGGGAGCATGCCTATTATCTGCGCTATCAAAACAAACGCGCGGATTATGTCACCGCGTTTTGGCAGGTGATCAATTGGGAACAATGCCAGCGGAATTTTGCCGCATGAAGCCGGTCGCGTTGATGCTGGCGGTTGCGCTCTGCTTTACGGCCTGCAGTAAAGAAGAGCAACCGCCACCTCCGCCGGATCAGCATGCCCGCCTGGAGAGCCTGCGCCAGGAGCTGCGCCAAGCCTTCGGGGCAAAGTATGACGAGCCGGTGCCGGCCGCCACGGTGGCGCAGCTCAAGCGCGGCAGCGCGTTGTTTGCTGAATTGTGCGCTGGCTGTCACGGCGCGCGCGGCGACGGCAGGACGGAGCATCCCGGCGTGCTGCTGCAGCAGCCGTCCAACTTCACGGATCCGGCGCAAGCGACTTTCTTCTCCGAGCAAGCGCGGCTGCACATCATTCGCAAAGGCATTGCCGGCACCGCCATGATCGGCTGGGAAGGTATGCTGCCGGAGGAGGACATTCTGGCGATTTACCAGTACGTGCGCCGTCTGTATCAATCCCAATAGCGGAATTGCGTTGGGCCGTCGCGACGGCGAAAAGGCGGGAGTGAGATTGCCGTGGCAGAGAACTTCTTGACGAAGAGAACCACATGCGAATCTGGGTGATCATGATGCTCGCGCTCGCCGGTTGGGCGTGCCGTTCCGATGATTCCTTTCGCACCACCGAAATGCCGGCCACGCCCATCAGCGATTTTGTTTTGCAGGATCAGCACGGCCAGCCGTTCAAGCTGAGCGAGCAGCGCGGCAAGGTGGTGGTGTTCTTCTTTGGCTATACCTTTTGTCCGGATGTTTGCCCGATGACGCTCTCCACCTGGAAACGCGTGTACGATGCGCTGCGGGCCGACACCGCGGCCGTGCGATTTGTCTACGTCACGGTTGATCCCGAGCGCGATACGCCGGAGAAATTACAGGCGCATCTCGCCATTTTCAGTCCGAGTTTCACCGGCTTGACCGGCAGTCCGGAAGCATTGCGCGAGGTGTATGCTGATTTTGGCGTGTATGCCGAGAAAGTGAACATCGCGGCCGGCGCCAGCGGCTATTTGATCAATCATTCCACGCGCATGTTCGTGGTGGATGCCCGCGGCGACTTGCGCCTGCTCATCGATCATGCAGCGCCGGTGCCGGAGGTGGTGCATGATTTGAGGTTGTTGGTGCGAGGGAGGAGGTGACAGGGGGCAAAGGGCAAAGCGCATAGCGCACAGCGCATGGGGCATAGGGCAAGGGGCAAAGGACAAAAGGCAAAGGGCAAAGGGCAAAGGGCATGGGCATAGGGGCAAGGAGATCAGAAGTGAACTTTGTTCAGGAGGGTGGAGGAGAGAGTGATGCGATATGCAGGTTTGATGGTTTGCGCGGCGATAGTGGTGTTGGCGGGGTGTGGGGGTGGGCAGCAGGTT harbors:
- a CDS encoding superoxide dismutase, whose translation is MTYPFALPELPYAADALAAAIDEQTMQIHHGRHHKAYTDNLNNALKDLPALHQKTIVELLADLEAVPENVRRTVRNHGGGYFNHCLFWHMMTPQGGAPAGELAAAINRDFGSLDGLKEKFNQAAASLFGSGWAWLVVNDKGKLEITQTPNQDTPLASGHKPVLGIDVWEHAYYLRYQNKRADYVTAFWQVINWEQCQRNFAA
- a CDS encoding cytochrome c is translated as MKPVALMLAVALCFTACSKEEQPPPPPDQHARLESLRQELRQAFGAKYDEPVPAATVAQLKRGSALFAELCAGCHGARGDGRTEHPGVLLQQPSNFTDPAQATFFSEQARLHIIRKGIAGTAMIGWEGMLPEEDILAIYQYVRRLYQSQ
- a CDS encoding SCO family protein — its product is MRIWVIMMLALAGWACRSDDSFRTTEMPATPISDFVLQDQHGQPFKLSEQRGKVVVFFFGYTFCPDVCPMTLSTWKRVYDALRADTAAVRFVYVTVDPERDTPEKLQAHLAIFSPSFTGLTGSPEALREVYADFGVYAEKVNIAAGASGYLINHSTRMFVVDARGDLRLLIDHAAPVPEVVHDLRLLVRGRR